In Crinalium epipsammum PCC 9333, the following are encoded in one genomic region:
- a CDS encoding rhodanese-like domain-containing protein encodes MIAFNLLKRLIRLKFPSVQSVTTIEFAQWLENAAMPDLLILDARSEAEYAVSHLQAAKHIKAINFDAIPLQSRFAQSARYANAIAPETKIVVYCSIGYRSAKAAQQLQQAGFPNVFNLEGGIFQWANEQRPVFKDGLSTQCVHPYNSAWGKLLN; translated from the coding sequence CATTTAATCTACTCAAAAGATTGATTCGGTTGAAATTTCCGTCTGTGCAGTCTGTTACAACAATCGAGTTTGCTCAATGGTTAGAAAATGCTGCAATGCCTGATTTACTAATCCTAGACGCACGCAGCGAAGCTGAATATGCTGTGAGTCATTTGCAAGCAGCTAAACACATCAAAGCAATTAATTTTGATGCGATACCTTTGCAAAGTCGCTTCGCGCAAAGCGCACGCTACGCGAACGCGATCGCCCCAGAAACAAAGATTGTTGTCTACTGTTCCATTGGCTACCGCAGCGCCAAGGCTGCCCAACAGCTTCAGCAGGCTGGATTTCCTAATGTCTTTAATCTAGAAGGTGGTATTTTCCAGTGGGCAAATGAACAGCGACCTGTTTTTAAGGATGGGCTATCTACTCAATGTGTTCATCCTTACAATAGTGCGTGGGGAAAACTGCTTAACTAA